A single genomic interval of Lathyrus oleraceus cultivar Zhongwan6 chromosome 7, CAAS_Psat_ZW6_1.0, whole genome shotgun sequence harbors:
- the LOC127107082 gene encoding UBP1-associated protein 2C isoform X2, translated as MEFSKKRKTEENGDTNSPPPSNDAAVTTTLTPEDIHKILQPFTQDQLLDLLKSAALQHPNVLDAVRSVADRDTSRRKLFVRGLSGETTSETLRAVFAAYGDLDEAIVIFDKSTSRSKGYGFVVFRHVDGAILALKEPSKKIDGRMTVTQLAAAGAGSTGGDVSARKVFVGNVPFEVSAESLLSEFSKYGEIEEGPLGFDKASGKTRGFAFFVYKTEEGARNSLVESAKTVDGHQVICKLAVDNKKPKPGNQNPSGFPVDNSNSNYHAPNASMMPQYGAPPNAYGQPPYGNQVPSGGGYGPGIGAGAPQYGGPVPGPGPVSGPRAHPPSVGGYPDGSQYGYPSQPMPMQRPPNGGMCFVQLCDGFLGACALNGCADFVHADNEIFGLGYMDCYLLLLHYLCFYVLWSYLL; from the exons ATGGAATTCTCCAAGAAGCGCAAAACAGAAGAGAACGGCGACACCAATTCTCCTCCTCCCTCAAACGACGCCGCCGTCACAACAACCCTCACCCCAGAAGACATCCACAAGATTCTCCAACCCTTCACTCAGGACCAGCTACTAGACCTTCTTAAGTCAGCGGCCCTCCAACACCCCAACGTTCTCGACGCCGTACGCTCCGTCGCCGACCGTGATACCTCACGCCGTAAATTATTCGTCCGTGGCCTCTCAGGCGAGACCACCAGTGAAACGCTCCGTGCTGTATTCGCTGCGTACGGTGACCTAGATGAAGCAATCGTGATATTCGACAAATCGACAAGCAGGTCTAAGGGATACGGCTTCGTTGTGTTCCGACATGTCGATGGTGCTATCCTTGCCCTAAAGGAGCCTAGCAAGAAAATTGACGGAAGAATGACGGTGACGCAGCTTGCGGCGGCGGGTGCGGGTTCTACCGGCGGGGACGTTTCTGCTCGTAAGGTATTCGTAGGTAACGTTCCATTTGAAGTATCAGCGGAGAGTTTATTGAGCGAGTTTTCAAAGTATGGTGAAATCGAAGAGGGACCGTTAGGGTTTGATAAAGCTAGTGGGAAAACTAGAGGTTTTGCTTTCTTTGTGTATAAAACCGAAGAGGGTGCACGGAATTCACTGGTGGAGTCTGCCAAAACCGTTGATGGTCACCAAGTGATTTGCAAGTTGGCCGTGGATAACAAAAAGCCTAAGCCCGGGAACCAAAACCCATCAGGCTTTCCAGTGGATAATTCTAACTCTAATTATCATGCTCCTAATGCTTCAATGATGCCGCAATACGGTGCTCCTCCTAATGCTTATGGGCAACCACCTTATGGTAATCAGGTTCCTTCTGGCGGTGGGTATGGGCCGGGAATTGGTGCAGGTGCCCCTCAGTACGGCGGTCCGGTTCCTGGACCCGGGCCTGTTTCCGGTCCAAGGGCGCATCCTCCCTCTGTTGGTGGATACCCTGATGGTTCACAGTATGGTTACCCATCACAGCCTATGCCTATGCAGAGACCCCCTAATGGAGGAAT GTGTTTCGTTCAGCTTTGTGATGGCTTCTTGGGCGCTTGTGCTTTAAATGGTTGTGCTGATTTCGTGCATGCAGACAATGAAATTTTTGGTCTTGGTTACATGGACTGCTATTTGTTGCTGCTTCACTACCTCTGCTTCTATGTGTTGTGGTCTTATTTGCTCTAG
- the LOC127107082 gene encoding UBP1-associated protein 2C isoform X1 produces MEFSKKRKTEENGDTNSPPPSNDAAVTTTLTPEDIHKILQPFTQDQLLDLLKSAALQHPNVLDAVRSVADRDTSRRKLFVRGLSGETTSETLRAVFAAYGDLDEAIVIFDKSTSRSKGYGFVVFRHVDGAILALKEPSKKIDGRMTVTQLAAAGAGSTGGDVSARKVFVGNVPFEVSAESLLSEFSKYGEIEEGPLGFDKASGKTRGFAFFVYKTEEGARNSLVESAKTVDGHQVICKLAVDNKKPKPGNQNPSGFPVDNSNSNYHAPNASMMPQYGAPPNAYGQPPYGNQVPSGGGYGPGIGAGAPQYGGPVPGPGPVSGPRAHPPSVGGYPDGSQYGYPSQPMPMQRPPNGGMYQGVPPYY; encoded by the coding sequence ATGGAATTCTCCAAGAAGCGCAAAACAGAAGAGAACGGCGACACCAATTCTCCTCCTCCCTCAAACGACGCCGCCGTCACAACAACCCTCACCCCAGAAGACATCCACAAGATTCTCCAACCCTTCACTCAGGACCAGCTACTAGACCTTCTTAAGTCAGCGGCCCTCCAACACCCCAACGTTCTCGACGCCGTACGCTCCGTCGCCGACCGTGATACCTCACGCCGTAAATTATTCGTCCGTGGCCTCTCAGGCGAGACCACCAGTGAAACGCTCCGTGCTGTATTCGCTGCGTACGGTGACCTAGATGAAGCAATCGTGATATTCGACAAATCGACAAGCAGGTCTAAGGGATACGGCTTCGTTGTGTTCCGACATGTCGATGGTGCTATCCTTGCCCTAAAGGAGCCTAGCAAGAAAATTGACGGAAGAATGACGGTGACGCAGCTTGCGGCGGCGGGTGCGGGTTCTACCGGCGGGGACGTTTCTGCTCGTAAGGTATTCGTAGGTAACGTTCCATTTGAAGTATCAGCGGAGAGTTTATTGAGCGAGTTTTCAAAGTATGGTGAAATCGAAGAGGGACCGTTAGGGTTTGATAAAGCTAGTGGGAAAACTAGAGGTTTTGCTTTCTTTGTGTATAAAACCGAAGAGGGTGCACGGAATTCACTGGTGGAGTCTGCCAAAACCGTTGATGGTCACCAAGTGATTTGCAAGTTGGCCGTGGATAACAAAAAGCCTAAGCCCGGGAACCAAAACCCATCAGGCTTTCCAGTGGATAATTCTAACTCTAATTATCATGCTCCTAATGCTTCAATGATGCCGCAATACGGTGCTCCTCCTAATGCTTATGGGCAACCACCTTATGGTAATCAGGTTCCTTCTGGCGGTGGGTATGGGCCGGGAATTGGTGCAGGTGCCCCTCAGTACGGCGGTCCGGTTCCTGGACCCGGGCCTGTTTCCGGTCCAAGGGCGCATCCTCCCTCTGTTGGTGGATACCCTGATGGTTCACAGTATGGTTACCCATCACAGCCTATGCCTATGCAGAGACCCCCTAATGGAGGAATGTACCAAGGCGTGCCACCTTATTATTGA